A DNA window from Gigantopelta aegis isolate Gae_Host chromosome 4, Gae_host_genome, whole genome shotgun sequence contains the following coding sequences:
- the LOC121370050 gene encoding KRAB-A domain-containing protein 2-like encodes MLEWVFRIKRDLEETFRRSLYTSYGENKCILLPKDEYIKSVGELLEATQAPKKSPRQFYLLKKYELLQCGDVQKLIRKKPNQEYPLYFATIEETFDIIKRAHIATGHGGRDKMIKEINKKYANITHDAITLFKSMCIECQRKRKRTTTKGIVVKPILSKDFSSRAQVDLIDMQSMCHGQTNGSWCTKTILPSSASCVLSLLSVHRK; translated from the exons ATGTTGGAGTGGGTCTTCCGGAT CAAAAGGGATCTAGAGGAGACTTTCAGGCGTTCGCTGTACACGAGTTATGGAGAGAATAAGTGTATCTTGCTACCTAAGGACGAATACATCAAGTCTGTTGGCGAGTTGCTGGAAGCCACCCAGGCACCCAAGAAATCACCGCGTCAGTTTTACTTGCTTAAGAAATATGAACTACTGCAGTGTGGGGACGTTCAAAAGCTCATCAGAAAGAAGCCAAACCAGGAATATCCACTGTACTTCGCTACCATCGAGGAGACCTTTGACATCATCAAGCGCGCCCACATCGCTACTGGTCATGGAGGACGAGACAAGATGATCAAGGAGATCAACAAGAAGTACGCCAACATCACCCATGATGCTATTACCTTGTTCAAGTCCATGTGCATCGAGTGCCAGAGAAAACGGAAACGGACAACTACCAAGGGAATTGTCGTCAAACCAATCCTGTCTAAGGACTTCAGTTCCAGAGCGCAAGTTGACCTCATCGACATGCAGTCTATGTGCCACGGTCAAACAAATGGATCATGGTGTACCAAGACCATCTTACCAAGTTCTGCATCCTGCGTCCTCTCACTTCTAAGCGTGCATCGGAAGTAG
- the LOC121372347 gene encoding adipocyte plasma membrane-associated protein-like has product MTTNLRQRKLDNLSREEIKSSNDDVKRETVAAQGWGAFAIAFAVAVILVIVVLILIPSPIEPVAFSFPDPPDLTGPLVRNEKLSKTERLHENEIIGPESIVIDGEHIYTGTLDGKILVIYKGTARVLAKLGQDPCGGFENEPTCGRPLGMRLDNDGYLVVVDAYLGLFKVNVATGDVHQLYSSSEPINGKIPKFLNDLDIAKDGTIYVTDSSTKWDRRHNRYVLLEAESSGRLLSYNPQTKHMTQLVGGLMFPNGVQLSIKEDVLLISETTTARIMRYYLQGEKKGELDVFVHNLPGFPDNIRRSSRGTYWIGLAGVRFKARFNGVDFMASKPLWRAFFAKVLPQEMLMLLLPKYGLILELDKTGKIIQSLHDPTGRQSDASEIEEKNGVLYIGSYHLSHLGRLYMMAV; this is encoded by the exons ATGACAACTAATTTAAGACAGAGAAAACTTGACAATCTGTCACGTGAAGAAATAAAATCAAGTAATGATGATGTAAAAAGAGAAACAGTGGCTGCACAAGG CTGGGGTGCCTTTGCCATTGCCTTTGCAGTTGCTGTGATTCTTGTGATTGTTGTTCTGATATTAATTCCATCGCCAATCGAACCCGTCGCTTTCAG TTTTCCAGATCCACCTGATCTGACTGGCCCTCTGGTACGTAATGAAAAATTGTCAAAGACGGAAAGACTTCATGAGAATGAAATTATTGGTCCCGAGTCAATTGTCATTGATGGAG AGCATATATATACAGGTACCCTTGATGGAAAGATACTTGTTATCTACAAAGGAACGGCAAGAGTTTTGGCAAAACTAGGTCAAGATCCTTGTG GTGGTTTTGAGAATGAGCCTACCTGTGGACGACCACTTGGAATGCGCCTTGACAATGACGGCTATTTAGTTGTAGTGGATGCTTACTTGGGTCTTTTTAAAGTCAACGTAGCTACAG GAGATGTGCATCAACTTTATTCATCTTCTGAACCAATAAATGGAAAAATTCCCAAATTCTTGAATGACCTTGACATTGCTAAGGACGGCACTATTTATGTCACTGACTCCAGCACAAAATGGGACAGACGTCACAACAGATATGTTTTACTAGAAGCAGAATCATCGGGCAG ATTACTTTCTTATAATCCACAAACAAAGCATATGACACAACTTGTTGGTGGGCTGATGTTTCCAAATGGTGTACAGCTGTCAATTAAAGAAGATGTTCTGCTCATCTCAGAAACAACCACAGCCAGGATCATGAG GTATTATTTACAAGGAGAGAAGAAAGGTGAACTTGACGTGTTTGTACACAACTTGCCTGGGTTTCCGGACAATATCCGCAGATCAAGCCGTGGAACGTACTGGATTGGTCTGGCAGGTGTCAGATTTAAAGCACGGTTTAATGGCGTGGATTTTATGGCATCAAAACCATTATGGAGAGCCTTCTTTGCAAag GTACTTCCACAAGAGATGCTAATGTTACTTCTTCCAAAGTATGGCTTAATTCTGGAGCTTGACAAAACTGGCAAGATAATTCAGAGTCTGCACGACCCCACAGGCCGGCAGAGTGATGCAAGTGAGATCGAAGAAAAGAACGGAGTCTTGTATATCGGATCTTACCATCTGTCACACCTGGGAAGACTGTACATGATGGCTGTATAA